From Nicotiana tabacum cultivar K326 chromosome 20, ASM71507v2, whole genome shotgun sequence, one genomic window encodes:
- the LOC107813155 gene encoding putative HVA22-like protein g translates to MIGSFLTRGLVLVFGYAYPAYECFKTVEMNKPNIQELRFWCQYWILVAVLTVCERFGDAFVSWVPMYSEAKLAFFIYLWCPKTKGTTYVYDSFFRPVVLRHETDIDRSLLELRTRAGDMALLYWQNAASYVQTRIFDILQYIASQSTPRATQPQRQSSRGCQRTVTPPKHRSAAPTTRVQTEEQASPASTESSSENEADAIEVLKPSQPPPVAAPAASLNAQKATPSEALAQTTKASSSSETQVVQIDRVPSSDNRSAKPPVEIVMEEAVRITRARSRKTRLAPNP, encoded by the exons ATGATTGGATCTTTTCTCACTAGAGGGCTTGT GCTGGTCTTTGGTTATGCTTATCCTGCTTATGAGTGCTTTAAAACTGTGGAAATGAATAAACCTAATATTCAGGAACTTCGCTTTTGGTGCCAGTATTG GATCTTAGTTGCTGTATTGACAGTTTGTGAGAGGTTTGGTGATGCTTTTGTTTCATG GGTTCCAATGTACAGCGAAGCTAAGTTGGCATTCTTCATATACTTGTGGTGCCCCAAAACTAAG GGAACAACATATGTCTATGATTCCTTCTTTAGACCCGTAGTGTTAAGGCATGAGACTGATATTGATCGTAGTTTGTTGGAATTGAGGACAAGAGCAGGAGATATGGCATTGCTATACTGGCAGAATGCTGCTAGCTATGTGCAGACGAGGATTTTTGATATATTGCAATATATTGCTTCTCAGTCAACTCCTCGCGCAACTCAG CCACAGAGGCAAAGCAGTAGAGGTTGCCAGCGCACAGTAACACCACCAAAACATAGATCAGCTGCCCCAACAACACGGGTACAGACTGAAGAACAAGCATCTCCTGCTTCTACTGaatcttcaagtgaaaatgaaGCAGACGCAATAGAAGTGCTGAAGCCCTCACAACCGCCTCCAGTAGCTGCCCCTGCCGCCTCCTTAAATGCACAAAAAGCAACTCCAAGTGAAGCCCTCGCTCAAACTACCAAAGCTTCGAGTTCCAGCGAAACTCAAGTGGTGCAGATTGATCGAGTGCCTTCCTCGGACAATCGAAGTGCAAAACCTCCTGTTGAGATAGTGATGGAGGAAGCAGTTCGAATAACACGTGCCAGATCAAGGAAGACACGGCTTGCACCCAATCCTTGA